CGTCGCTGCCTTTGAGGATTGTAATTATTCGGGGGCTTCAGCGTTCGCCACGCGAATGGTCAAAAAGGTGGTGGACGGTATCCTCCCGGCTAATACCCTCCTTAATATCAATGTCCCCTCCATGGAGGACTCGGAGATCGCAGGTGTTGCAGTAACGAAACTCGGGACCCGGAAGTACAAGGATGTTTTTGATAAACGAATAGACCCACGGGGGCGCACATATTACTGGCTTGCCGGCGAGATGGTTGAATGCGACAAATGCGATGATGTTGACGCAGTCGCAATCAAGAATAATATGATCTCGGTAACACCGATCCATTTCGACCTCACCCGGTATGAACTCCTGGATGAGTTGCGGAAGCTCGATCTCAAATAGGCGATAACTCTGCCATACAGCACACTAACAAGACTGGCACCTGGCGCATATCATATCTATGCGCAGTAAGTGTGGCATATCCCTGTTTGCGCAGCATGTCTCCTCGAATTACCTGTGCGAACCAACAACAGGGCAAGCTTGGAGGGTGCCGTCGTGGAGGGGCATTACCCGGTTTTCTCACTTCTTTTAATTGCAACCTTCATCTCGTTTGTGTGCATCCTGGAGATCGGGGTCGGGCTTTTTTTCGAGATGGTGGACGGGGTGTCAGATAAGCTCAGGAGAGTATGGGCGAGAATGATCCTCATCACAAGCTATATATATGCTTTATCGATCTTTCTCATAGCCCTATATATGCTGGTGGAGTTCATAATAAAGCACGCTACTTGATATACTGCTACTTAAATATTAACTTAAATATTAAATGTAATTAGTGTATTAGGGTGATCCTAAAAGGGGCCAGGCGTTAAAAGGTCTTTAGCTTTGATTCGAGAATAGCGCTGGCAAATATGTGGATTTTCATACAACATATAGTAAAGCTGGGGGATAACAGTTTGAGTAAGAGGGTTGCTGTTATCATGGGCGGGCGTTCGAGCGAGCGGGAAATCTCGCTCAAGACAGGGACACAGGTGGCAAAGGCCCTGGAGATAAAGGGGCATGAGGTGTTAATGTTTGATCTAGACGAACACCTCGTGACGAATCTACAGAATAGCAAACCGGATGTAGTATTTATCGCCCTTCATGGGCGCTACGGTGAGGATGGGTGCATCCAGGGGATGCTCGAGATACTCGGGATCCCGTATGTTGGATCCGGCGTCTTGGCAAGCGCACTAGCTATGGATAAGGAGATGTCCAAGAAGATATTTCGCCTTGAGGGTATACCAACGCCCGCAAGTTATTGTATTCAAAAGCAGGGCTACGAGGTGTTAAAGGAGAATTCAAAGGTTAACGATATTGTGACCACCCTGGAGAAGAAGTTCAAGTATCCCATGGTGGTTAAGCCAAACAGCCAAGGTTCAACCATCGGTTTGAGCGTCGTGAACGAAAGAGGGGAGTTTCTTGCTGCGCTCGAGAGCGCCTTTGAATATGATTCAAGGGTTCTCGTCGAGGAGTATATCAAGGGAACGGAGATAACCGTGGGCATAATTGGGAATGAGAATCCTAGGATCCTGCCTGTGATCGAAATAGTCCCGCTCACGGGCTTCTATGATTACAGGACCAAGTACACCCAGGGATTGAGCGAGCACATTATCCCCGCGAGGATAGGTGAAATGGCAACCAGGAGAGCGAAGGACCTGGCCCTTCGCGCCCACTGTGCTTTTGGCTGCAGGGGGATGTCGCGGGTTGATATGATAATAAGCTCCGAGGATACGCCGAATGAAATATATGTGCTGGAGGTTAATACGATACCAGGCATGACTGAGACGAGCCTGGTGCCTGATGCCGCTCGAGCGGCGGGCATAGACTTCCCCGAGCTTGTCGACATGCTGGTTGGTTTTACACTCGAAGATGATTCGAGGGTTCCCGATAGGACAACCTGAACCATAATAAAAAAGCCATGATAAAGAAACAGGACAGGCTAGAATGCTGGCCTGACCTGCCAGATATTTAGCTCCCTGATGCCGAATTTTAATGCTTCCTCATGGGTGGACATAAAGATATCTATCCGGTGACCCTTTATAGCCGATCCTGTATCTTCGGCCCGGTATATTCCCATTCCCTCTATATATACCCATGTTCCAAGCGGTATCACATCCGGGTCAACCGCAATCGTATGATCGACCCTGGCAAGATGCCCTGCTGCTGTTACTCCAAAGGCGGGGTGTTCCTCGCCTTTCCCAGTGCATCTTGGACAAGCGTCATATGCCGTGGCTGTAACGCGGACCGGGCTTGCCGCTGGATCCGCCGGAGCCATGGAGGCCGCAATCGCGGCATGTGCCAGGTTTCAACTTAAAAGGATCACAGGTAATGTACCCAGGGCTACTCCCGCAGTAGTCACAACTATCACGGCTCTAAGCGTTCTTGTGAGCCTGTGATGATATCTCATATCGCCTGGCCTCCTGGTATTAAAGGATAGTGGTATTAAACAATATTGAGGCTGGGTAGGCCTCTAGAGTCGTAATTTAGGTTGCCCAATATAGGGCAGGGTTTAATCATTAAAAACATGAGAAACCTGGATGATAGTGGGGGTGGCTGAATGTTCAGGTTTGACGTGCAGCTGCAGGAAATATCTCAAAATTTAAAAACAATTATTGATAACATCAGCG
This portion of the Bacillota bacterium genome encodes:
- a CDS encoding D-alanine--D-alanine ligase, whose product is MSKRVAVIMGGRSSEREISLKTGTQVAKALEIKGHEVLMFDLDEHLVTNLQNSKPDVVFIALHGRYGEDGCIQGMLEILGIPYVGSGVLASALAMDKEMSKKIFRLEGIPTPASYCIQKQGYEVLKENSKVNDIVTTLEKKFKYPMVVKPNSQGSTIGLSVVNERGEFLAALESAFEYDSRVLVEEYIKGTEITVGIIGNENPRILPVIEIVPLTGFYDYRTKYTQGLSEHIIPARIGEMATRRAKDLALRAHCAFGCRGMSRVDMIISSEDTPNEIYVLEVNTIPGMTETSLVPDAARAAGIDFPELVDMLVGFTLEDDSRVPDRTT
- a CDS encoding 3D domain-containing protein: MAPADPAASPVRVTATAYDACPRCTGKGEEHPAFGVTAAGHLARVDHTIAVDPDVIPLGTWVYIEGMGIYRAEDTGSAIKGHRIDIFMSTHEEALKFGIRELNIWQVRPAF